In the Hermetia illucens chromosome 1, iHerIll2.2.curated.20191125, whole genome shotgun sequence genome, CGATGCTATCCTCTACGTTGGTGCAAATCTAGTACTCCTAGGTGACGGAGGGCTTTTCGGtcaatattaatatactattaataagtttatttgggcagatatcgaaatgggtccgaatagctgagtggttagagcacaacgctgttttacggaaagtcgcggttcaaatggtggctgcgggatttgtatcgtgatttgacgtcggataccagtcagctCAGTTATGATTGCGTGCCTGAGTcgaatcagagtaataatctcgtgcgagtgcaatgctgaccacattgccttatATAGGATAttgtaatcctgcagtgtactgttacggtcttgagtgaagtgctctagcacactttaaggccctgatccaattgaactgttgctccaacgattattattattattattattatcggaatggaacatattttgaggtctagatttcctATAAGCGcatcactctgattttttccaaacttttaAGTTTGTTGGTTTCCGAATATTAGCTTGTCTCACTTTATGATcccgcacatgactatatccggtgaaaaaaattgtacacccccctttaaactccatttaaatttatgtcactcgttgtatgcgtgggatttcatagttgccaTCTGTCCATCAGATTTCGTTCAAaacggtttagtcgttttggagaaaagtgcctctgacagacagatagacattgaatcgattttaaaaaggttttgtttgttttacacaaaaccttggtcctacctcactttaagtgtgcacatttttactccttactcgcgttttttacacaaaaccttaaaaaccatgacaaaaaaagattttatttaatGATCTTTATTAGAAGAGCGATTCCTGGCAACTATTTTTTAAAGATAATTTTTTCCAAATGTTGGCCGTAACTACGGTTGTGATGATCCACTTTGGAATTCCAATTTTTGATGAAGTGTTTCATCATGTTGGATGATTTTTGGCCAATGACTCGAGACACGTTAAGCTCCAAAGCCTCAATCGTAGCCTCAAAGGAAAATGTCTAAGGGTCTGACGTTACATGATCTAGACGCCAATTCACTGGTCCATCCAATAGTCCGTTATGATAATGCGTTTTGAAGAAATGTGGACCGATTATTTCACTGGCCCATAAGCCACATCAAACAGTTGTTTTCACTGAATGTAATGgcagtactgatgaagggagtaagtcgctcccaaaatatatatttacattttaaactaaaaattgtagtttggaggaagttaccccttgtctatcagttttagactagactacaagtagcagacaaaaatctttTAGTAATGGCAACAGCTTTTGAACATGTTCCAGTTGATTATCATCTCAAATACAAGCATTCTGTGTATTCGCATACCCATATAAGCAGAAATGAGCCTCATCGGAGGACAAcggctgctcctagggcagatgaggcagcgtctgacgatttgcctctgccctggtaagaaactgtagagccgtcatcgcctaatattttaaaagtttggctgctaagccctaaacgaagggtccgtggaccaaagaaagagggagtaacttgctttccatttggtccggtccggcatcaagttgatgcggacttaggaccccggaATTGCCAAAAAATATCTTCATAGAAcgtttcccaaatttcaaagCTTCATGCGCTTTGGTTCCATTTTGCATGGAAATCGTCTCTCCTGCGCATGGACGAATGGTAATTATCCAGATACTAATTAAAGACTGGACCCATATTTTCCTTGAAGAATTCTCCATTAATAAACTCTCCTTGCTTGTTAAAGCTACAATGATTTTGTTTGACTATAATTTCGGTGCTTACCCCTTTTCTCTGTCCATTGGACATGGAAAGCATTTGTATCAACGACTCTTCTGTAAAAAGAAACTTGCACGCCGCTTCCAGCATTGCCATCGGCAAATCTGAGGTTTTTTCAGTTGCTTATGGTTTTGTCCGTCAAGATTCGTCGAAACCTGGTAATTACACCCAACAAAAACGGGACTCAATGCTGAAAAGCTTATATCTAAATAAGCTTGATACTCATCCAAAGAGAATAGCGGCAAACCTGCAAAGATTATTCCGATGGCGTTAGTATCCCTTTAAGAAAACCTTGACTAATAAGGAGCCTGTTAAAGGCGAAATTTATTAAATTCGAAATCGAGGCTGATAATTTTCATGATTGAACCGtttgtttttgtattttggAAAGAAAATTTAATAGATTGATGTACAGAATCTGCTGACTAATTTCTTGCTCCCTAGCACATTTGGGTCCCAAATTTGACAGACAAGTCAGTATATGATAGAACTATAGAAGATAAATGTAACCTACGGAATGGTGATGTTCCAGTAAATCTATAGCCTTGGTGACCTTGAATGACAATAGTGTGCCCGCTGATTCCGAGAAATACACATTGTACAAAATCATATGCTCGATTAGATATCAGTCGAAGATAAATtggcaaaaaaataaaagttttttatCATTAAAATTCCCCGTAGACTGATGTGATTCATTAACAAGAAttgcattattttatttttcagttacaCTTTTTGAATAATGTCTTCGAGCGCAGGCTCAAGTAGTGGTGGAGGAAGTGGAAGAGGTCGTAGTGGCAATGGATCGACGAACGGGGGGCCGAATGCAGCAACATCACCAAACGACGCTAAACCTGATGCTAAGGATACAAAGCCGAATCCGAAAATATCAAAAGCTCTGGGCACTTCGGCAAAACGCATTCAAAAGGAGTTAGCTGAGATAACACTGGATCCCCCGCCCAATTGTAGCGCTGGCccaaaaggagataatttatatGAATGGGTGTCAACAATTCTTGGACCGCCTGGTTCGGTTTACGAGGGTGGTGTATTTTTTCTAGATATACATTTTTCTCCAGAATATCCATTTAAACCTCCGAAGGTAGGTGATGCGTTTGCGATTTGTTCGGTTTCTGAATATTGCCATGTATTTCAGGTTACATTTAGGACTAGGATATATCACTGCAATATAAATAGTCAAGGCGTTATCTGCTTGGATATTCTTAAAGACAATTGGTCACCTGCTTTGACCATATCAAAAGTACTTTTATCGATTTGTTCCCTTTTGACTGATTGCAATCCTGGTATGTTTTATAAATTGACTGATTCGGGAAGATATTGAAGGtattcaaaatttgaatttcagcCGATCCTCTTGTTGGAAGTATTGCTACGCAATATCTGCAAAACAGGGAAGAACATGATAGAATCGCTCGACTGTGGACAAAGAGGTAAGTTAAGGTTTATTGTTTAATCAACGTTTACGAATAATAAACGACTTGAGATACATATCGACAACCGCGATTAGTATTGGGTAATTAGGAAAGTGAAACTAATTCTCCGCCTCTGCATGCGAGTTTTAAATATGTATTATGCTTAAAAATTGGTTCTAATTCGAAATTCACAACCCTCCAAGGTTTACATGAATTTCTTAACGACAAATTATATGAGTTTACAAAAtagaacaaacaaaattttccgTGAACTTTTtctaatgagaagaaaaaagaagtctGGCCACGTTtatctttttaattttcaaggaccaagaataataataataatcgttggcgcaaaaatccatattggattagagcct is a window encoding:
- the LOC119653265 gene encoding ubiquitin-conjugating enzyme E2-24 kDa; translation: MSSSAGSSSGGGSGRGRSGNGSTNGGPNAATSPNDAKPDAKDTKPNPKISKALGTSAKRIQKELAEITLDPPPNCSAGPKGDNLYEWVSTILGPPGSVYEGGVFFLDIHFSPEYPFKPPKVTFRTRIYHCNINSQGVICLDILKDNWSPALTISKVLLSICSLLTDCNPADPLVGSIATQYLQNREEHDRIARLWTKRYAT